A stretch of the Paenibacillus sp. JQZ6Y-1 genome encodes the following:
- the folB gene encoding dihydroneopterin aldolase codes for MDKMILTRMEYYGYHGVFEEERKLGQRFYVDLELELDLSRAGQTDDLETTINYAEIHEKVKHVVETKSFKLIEALAECIASTLLDAYTGVHALTVGVTKPHPPFDIHFQGVTVQLRRTRK; via the coding sequence ATGGATAAAATGATATTGACCCGTATGGAATATTACGGCTACCACGGCGTATTTGAAGAAGAACGCAAGCTCGGTCAGCGCTTCTATGTCGATCTGGAGCTGGAGCTTGATCTATCCCGTGCTGGTCAAACCGACGATTTGGAGACAACGATCAATTACGCTGAGATTCATGAAAAAGTAAAACACGTTGTCGAAACCAAATCCTTCAAACTGATCGAAGCCCTTGCGGAATGTATTGCATCCACTTTGCTGGATGCTTATACTGGTGTACATGCACTGACCGTTGGAGTCACCAAGCCGCACCCGCCTTTTGATATTCATTTTCAGGGCGTGACTGTACAGCTGCGGCGTACACGAAAGTGA
- the greA gene encoding transcription elongation factor GreA, whose amino-acid sequence MSDKEVILTQDGLKKLEDELENLKSVKRREVAERIKIAIGYGDISENSEYEDAKNEQAFIEGRIITLEKMLRNARIINSDEIDTDAVSIGATVIVQDMEFGDTMEYAIVGSAESDPSQNKISNESPVGKAILGKKQGTVVDVNVPAGVIQYKILEIKK is encoded by the coding sequence ATGAGCGATAAAGAAGTCATTTTGACACAGGACGGTCTCAAGAAGCTGGAAGATGAACTCGAAAACCTCAAATCGGTCAAACGCCGCGAGGTAGCGGAGCGGATCAAAATCGCCATCGGATACGGAGATATCAGTGAGAACTCCGAATATGAAGATGCGAAGAACGAGCAGGCATTTATCGAAGGACGCATCATTACACTGGAGAAAATGCTGCGTAACGCACGCATTATCAACAGTGATGAGATTGATACAGATGCGGTAAGCATTGGTGCAACCGTTATCGTACAAGATATGGAATTTGGTGATACGATGGAATATGCCATTGTAGGTAGTGCCGAATCCGATCCTTCTCAAAACAAAATCTCCAACGAAAGCCCAGTGGGCAAAGCCATTCTTGGCAAAAAGCAGGGAACCGTTGTAGACGTTAACGTACCTGCTGGCGTTATTCAGTACAAAATTTTGGAAATCAAAAAATAA
- the folP gene encoding dihydropteroate synthase, translated as MKQPVRYTRHYDFGVANLTLDHTTKIMGILNITPDSFSDGGSYTSVDTALRHATQMAEEGAHIIDIGGESTRPGHDPVSAQEELDRVLPVIAALHRELPQLVLSIDTYKAEVARQALQAGAHIVNDVWGGMADEQMFAVVAESGCPYILMHNRYDLDYIDIADDICHDLQQRIELALQAGITANQIILDPGIGFAKHAEHNLELMRRLDELHVLNYPILLGTSRKRFIRSVLDAPADDVVEGTTATTAFGIAQGCQIVRVHDVRPNVKMAMMCDAMLQA; from the coding sequence GTGAAGCAGCCTGTACGATATACCCGCCATTATGATTTCGGCGTAGCCAATCTTACATTGGATCACACGACGAAGATCATGGGCATCTTGAATATTACGCCTGATTCCTTTTCCGATGGCGGTAGTTATACCTCTGTCGATACCGCACTACGGCATGCGACGCAGATGGCGGAAGAAGGGGCGCATATCATTGATATTGGCGGCGAATCGACCCGCCCCGGTCATGATCCGGTCTCTGCTCAGGAGGAGCTAGATCGCGTACTGCCTGTAATTGCCGCTCTCCATCGTGAATTACCGCAGCTTGTCCTCTCCATCGACACATACAAAGCCGAAGTCGCTCGCCAAGCACTGCAAGCTGGTGCTCATATCGTCAATGACGTCTGGGGCGGCATGGCGGATGAGCAGATGTTTGCTGTCGTGGCGGAATCCGGTTGCCCATACATTCTGATGCACAACCGATACGATCTGGACTATATCGATATCGCGGATGACATTTGCCACGATCTACAGCAGCGTATTGAGCTGGCACTACAAGCAGGCATTACTGCCAATCAGATTATTCTTGATCCCGGTATCGGTTTTGCCAAACATGCAGAGCATAATTTGGAACTGATGCGTCGTCTGGATGAGCTGCATGTGCTGAATTATCCAATACTGCTCGGTACATCCCGCAAACGATTTATCCGCTCCGTACTAGATGCGCCTGCAGACGATGTAGTCGAAGGCACAACAGCGACCACTGCCTTCGGCATTGCTCAAGGCTGCCAGATCGTTCGCGTACATGATGTACGTCCGAATGTGAAAATGGCAATGATGTGTGATGCTATGCTACAAGCCTAA
- the dusB gene encoding tRNA dihydrouridine synthase DusB, with amino-acid sequence MLTIGDIQLKNRVVLAPMAGVCNPAFRLIAKEFGTGLVCAEMVSDKAILHGNKRTHEMLFVDEREKPMSLQIFGGDRHSLVEAAKVVDQDSNADIIDINMGCPAPKINKIDAGARWLLDPNKINEMVAAVVANVSKPVTVKMRIGWDHDHIYVIDNAKAVEAAGGKAISLHARTRQQLYTGQADWSYIKQAKEAVSIPVIGNGDVMTPEDAKRMLDTTGCDGVMIGRGALGNPWMLYRTVEYLKTGELLPDPTAEEKVRIAILHMDRLIHLKGEMVAMREMRKHLSWYLKGLKGSAKIKDSIMEETKRDEMVRILHNFLENQPSLAGSAADFDAVPFVQVQCATPASV; translated from the coding sequence ATGTTAACAATCGGTGATATTCAATTAAAAAATCGCGTTGTGCTTGCCCCAATGGCAGGTGTCTGCAATCCGGCGTTTCGTCTGATCGCCAAGGAGTTTGGCACTGGTCTTGTTTGTGCCGAAATGGTGAGCGACAAAGCGATTCTGCATGGCAACAAACGCACCCATGAAATGCTGTTCGTCGACGAGCGTGAGAAGCCGATGAGCTTGCAAATTTTCGGCGGCGACCGTCATTCGCTCGTCGAAGCTGCCAAAGTAGTCGATCAGGACAGCAACGCCGACATTATCGACATCAACATGGGCTGCCCTGCCCCCAAAATCAATAAAATTGATGCTGGCGCACGCTGGCTGCTAGACCCGAACAAAATCAACGAAATGGTTGCCGCTGTCGTTGCCAACGTAAGCAAGCCAGTCACGGTCAAAATGCGCATCGGCTGGGATCACGATCATATTTACGTCATCGACAATGCCAAGGCAGTCGAAGCCGCAGGCGGCAAAGCGATCAGCCTGCATGCTCGTACTCGCCAGCAACTGTATACCGGTCAGGCAGACTGGTCTTATATCAAGCAGGCAAAAGAAGCCGTCTCCATCCCTGTCATCGGCAACGGCGATGTGATGACACCCGAAGATGCCAAGCGCATGCTTGATACGACTGGCTGCGATGGTGTGATGATCGGTCGCGGTGCACTGGGCAACCCGTGGATGCTATACCGCACCGTCGAATATCTCAAAACCGGTGAACTGCTGCCTGACCCAACAGCGGAGGAAAAGGTACGTATCGCCATCCTGCATATGGATCGTCTGATTCACCTCAAAGGTGAGATGGTAGCGATGAGAGAGATGCGTAAGCACCTATCTTGGTATTTAAAAGGGCTAAAAGGCTCCGCCAAAATCAAGGATTCCATTATGGAAGAAACGAAGCGTGATGAAATGGTGCGCATCCTGCATAACTTCTTGGAAAATCAGCCTAGTCTGGCAGGCTCTGCCGCCGACTTTGATGCGGTTCCATTTGTACAGGTACAATGCGCGACGCCTGCTTCGGTCTAA
- the folK gene encoding 2-amino-4-hydroxy-6-hydroxymethyldihydropteridine diphosphokinase, with amino-acid sequence MSNSLSSSDHSEAYIALGANLGEREQTLHEAIQMLHQQSAIDVLRCSGIYETAPVGYIDQPAFYNMVIAVRTTLQPEQLLDVMLDIENTLGRVRDIRWGPRTVDLDLLWMNGIAMDTERLQLPHPRMYERAFVLVPLKEIVQPQHTPQLAQDVTSALHQIQDQQQDIQYVHAYKPVL; translated from the coding sequence GTGAGTAACTCGTTATCTTCCTCTGATCACTCAGAGGCTTATATTGCTTTGGGCGCCAATCTAGGCGAACGTGAGCAGACCTTGCACGAAGCCATTCAAATGCTGCACCAGCAGAGTGCGATTGACGTGCTGCGCTGCTCGGGTATTTATGAAACTGCGCCAGTCGGCTATATCGATCAGCCTGCGTTTTACAATATGGTGATTGCTGTTCGCACCACACTACAGCCCGAACAGCTGTTAGATGTAATGCTGGATATTGAGAACACACTTGGTCGTGTACGTGATATCCGCTGGGGTCCGCGTACGGTAGATTTGGACTTGCTGTGGATGAACGGCATAGCTATGGATACCGAACGACTGCAATTGCCGCATCCACGGATGTACGAGCGTGCCTTTGTGCTGGTGCCGCTGAAGGAGATTGTACAGCCACAGCATACGCCGCAATTAGCACAAGACGTTACCTCTGCGCTGCATCAGATTCAGGATCAGCAGCAGGACATTCAATACGTGCATGCGTATAAACCTGTCCTTTAG